A region of the Deltaproteobacteria bacterium genome:
GCCGCACCGGCTCCCCGGGCGATGTTGCGCGCGGCGGCGGCCGGGATCACGAGAAGCGCGGTCACGAGCAAAATCCCCACCGTGCGGATCGCGGTCGTCACCACCAGCGCCACCACCAGGGAGAAGGAGATCTCCACGGCGCGCACGGGCACCCCCTTCGTGCGGGCGAACCCCTCGTCCACACCGAGGAGAAGGATCCGGTTGTACGAGACGAACAGGTAGGCGGCGACGGCCACCAGGAGCGCTGCCATCCAGACCAGTTCGGCGTCCGACACCGCGAGCGGGTCCCCGTACAGGAAGGACTGGAGGTTCCGCGTCAATCCCTTCTCCCGGCTGATCACGGCGATTCCGAGCGCGATGACCGTGGAGAAGAACACGCCGATGACCGTGTCGGTCGACAGGTCGGTGCGCCCGCGCACCAGCGTGATGGCCACGGCGACCAGCGCCCCGAAGGCCGCCATGGTCCACGTCGGGGATACGCCCAGCAGCACGCCGAGCGCGACGCCGGTGAAGGCCGAGTGCCCGATCGCGTCCGAGAAGAACGCCATGCGGAACTGCACGAGCGGGACCCCGACGGCCGCGGCGGCCGGGGCGACCAGCAGCAGGGCGAGCAGGGCCCGCCTCATGAACATGGGTTCCATCCACTCCATGGCGTCACTCCTTTCCTTCGGACCGGTCGTGGAGGTGGCCGTGGCCGTCCGCGGGGCCGTGGCGGAACAGGTGCGCCCCGGCGCCGTACATCGCCTCGAGGTTCTCCGGCGTGAGCACCTCCGTGGTCGCTCCCC
Encoded here:
- a CDS encoding metal ABC transporter permease is translated as MEWMEPMFMRRALLALLLVAPAAAAVGVPLVQFRMAFFSDAIGHSAFTGVALGVLLGVSPTWTMAAFGALVAVAITLVRGRTDLSTDTVIGVFFSTVIALGIAVISREKGLTRNLQSFLYGDPLAVSDAELVWMAALLVAVAAYLFVSYNRILLLGVDEGFARTKGVPVRAVEISFSLVVALVVTTAIRTVGILLVTALLVIPAAAARNIARGAGAA